The sequence below is a genomic window from Salicibibacter cibarius.
GAATGGCTTTGGAGGATAGGGACATATAGAAGGGTCGTTTCGTTAAAAAGAAGAATTTAAGGAGAGACGAAAAAATCACATTCCGTTGCGAATGTGATTTTTTGGCTGTTTTTCATGATTAGCGATAAGGTATCCGATAACCTTAAAAAATGCAAGAGCTATCGGTGTATGATTTGGATTATGGATGCCGTATCCATTGATCTTCATCAATATCAATGTCAATGGTCACATGACCTCCGAGTTTCTGCACAAGGTTCTCTAATTTTCCGATGGTCATGTTTACTTCCCCATTTTCCAGTCGTGAGAGATAGGATTGCTTGACCCCTACACAATCCGCAAATTCTTGTTGGGTCATCTGGAGGCGGCTTCGCAATTCCACTAATTTGCAGCTTAGTTCAAATTCCCTTTTCCGTTCAGGATCATCCCAAACCTCTTGAAAAGCTGGATTTTTTTCTTTCAGTTGCTCCGCTAAACGATTAGCTGTACTCAATTTCATGATCCCTCCTTTGAGTTTCCAAATCTTTGTAGCCATTCTTTTCGATAATTTTCTGCCCTACGTATTTCCCTCCGATCTGTTTTGTTTTGCTTTTTCTGATACCCATGTGTTAATACAGCGACTCTGTTATACCATTGGAACCAAAATATTCGAAAGGTATCATTGCCATGCTTTGTCCGAATGTAAGCAATGGTTTCTGTAAGTTTTTCAGAAAAACCAGGTTTGTGGCGAGGGCCAAACCGTTCAAATCGTTCAATGTCCTCCAAGATTTTTGTGGCTTTTTTAGGTGGTAATTGATGAAGCCATTCAAGTAACGGACAGTCACCATCTTCGGTTTTGTATTCATGGGTTTTCCATTTTTCTATATTCATATCCGTCATTATAATATATATGTTATAAAAATAAAAGTGTTAATCG
It includes:
- a CDS encoding type II toxin-antitoxin system RelE/ParE family toxin; translation: MNIEKWKTHEYKTEDGDCPLLEWLHQLPPKKATKILEDIERFERFGPRHKPGFSEKLTETIAYIRTKHGNDTFRIFWFQWYNRVAVLTHGYQKKQNKTDRREIRRAENYRKEWLQRFGNSKEGS
- a CDS encoding helix-turn-helix domain-containing protein → MSTANRLAEQLKEKNPAFQEVWDDPERKREFELSCKLVELRSRLQMTQQEFADCVGVKQSYLSRLENGEVNMTIGKLENLVQKLGGHVTIDIDIDEDQWIRHP